The Methanomassiliicoccales archaeon genome has a segment encoding these proteins:
- a CDS encoding carbohydrate ABC transporter permease, which produces MKHKQLMIAIIKIFLTVIIMFVFLLPLFWLITSSFKTPRDIFSLKFRILFEPTFNNYYIVIKSAFLYKLFNSAFIGLATVIIVLPFGLFAAYAFSRFRFAAQHTLFFILLTTTIAPPVAFAVPIFMLFRRLGLLDAHLSLILCYVLFNIGFTTWVLRGFIEDVPREIEEAALVDGCSPWGVLFKITLPLISNGIVTTGILVFIFSWNEFLFASLLTRTKAATFTTHLVTYFGSRRVLWGELCAAATIGALVPIALALLTRKYIIRGMTFGAIKG; this is translated from the coding sequence ATGAAACATAAACAGTTAATGATTGCAATAATTAAAATATTTTTAACAGTTATAATAATGTTCGTTTTCTTATTGCCTTTATTCTGGCTAATAACATCTTCTTTTAAAACCCCCCGTGATATTTTTTCTCTTAAATTTCGCATTTTATTTGAACCTACCTTTAATAATTATTACATAGTAATCAAAAGTGCTTTTTTATATAAATTATTTAACAGTGCTTTTATAGGTTTAGCTACGGTTATCATTGTGTTGCCTTTTGGATTATTTGCTGCTTATGCTTTTTCGCGATTTAGATTTGCTGCGCAGCATACATTATTTTTTATCTTGCTAACAACGACAATAGCTCCTCCTGTGGCGTTTGCCGTCCCTATCTTTATGCTATTCCGTAGGCTGGGGTTGTTGGATGCGCATCTTAGTCTGATCCTATGTTATGTTTTATTCAATATAGGATTTACAACTTGGGTACTACGGGGCTTTATCGAGGATGTACCACGAGAAATTGAAGAAGCGGCTTTAGTCGATGGGTGTAGTCCGTGGGGTGTGCTTTTTAAAATAACTTTACCTTTAATAAGCAATGGAATAGTAACAACTGGAATACTAGTTTTTATTTTTAGTTGGAACGAGTTTCTTTTTGCTAGTCTGTTGACTCGAACAAAGGCCGCTACGTTTACCACTCATCTTGTCACATATTTTGGTTCGCGTCGTGTCTTATGGGGCGAATTGTGCGCGGCTGCAACTATCGGGGCTCTAGTTCCGATTGCTCTTGCTTTACTCACACGAAAGTATATAATTCGTGGGATGACATTTGGAGCTATAAAGGGGTGA
- a CDS encoding creatininase family protein, whose translation MDRRCSGQNARCWWTLTFPEIKACLKEEDPIIILPIGSCEQHGAHLPVGTDTMLSFYLACAASAQCKYPTIVLPPLWVGYSPHHMGAPGTLTLSETTLISVIYDICKSLIEHNANRILLLNGHGGNEPLLIIATNKIARRFGKSPIAVTYWKLIATEIGQIRKSPRGGMGHACEFETSLALYLFPELVKLTRAVTSLEPGDRYFSPDLFATNIIHYYVDYLKLSSSGVIGDPLTASEEEGRQVFVLLIEKLCELIEDYGRGNLALLKHSGQKEGVKNEGC comes from the coding sequence ATGGACCGGAGATGCTCAGGGCAGAACGCGCGATGTTGGTGGACACTCACCTTCCCAGAAATCAAGGCTTGTTTAAAAGAGGAGGATCCTATAATTATCCTGCCAATCGGGTCTTGTGAGCAACATGGTGCGCATCTTCCGGTTGGCACAGACACTATGCTTAGCTTTTATTTAGCATGTGCGGCTTCAGCACAATGCAAATATCCTACAATAGTTTTGCCCCCTTTATGGGTAGGATATTCCCCTCATCATATGGGAGCACCCGGAACTCTTACATTAAGTGAAACAACTTTAATATCTGTTATTTATGACATATGCAAAAGCTTAATCGAACATAATGCAAATAGAATTTTATTATTGAATGGCCATGGAGGAAATGAACCCCTCTTAATAATTGCGACCAACAAAATAGCTAGACGCTTCGGCAAATCACCAATTGCAGTTACATATTGGAAATTAATTGCCACCGAAATTGGCCAAATCCGCAAGTCACCACGCGGTGGGATGGGTCATGCTTGCGAATTTGAGACATCATTAGCTTTATATCTTTTTCCTGAGCTAGTCAAACTAACCAGAGCGGTTACATCACTAGAGCCTGGAGATAGATATTTTTCCCCTGATTTGTTCGCAACAAACATTATTCATTATTATGTTGATTATTTAAAACTTTCTTCCTCGGGTGTCATAGGCGATCCCCTTACGGCGTCAGAAGAAGAAGGGCGTCAAGTATTTGTGCTCCTTATTGAAAAGTTATGTGAGCTCATCGAAGATTACGGACGCGGAAATTTAGCGTTGTTGAAGCATTCGGGGCAAAAAGAAGGGGTAAAAAATGAAGGTTGTTGA
- a CDS encoding aldehyde ferredoxin oxidoreductase family protein — MPYGYRGRILHINLASGETWEERPTEVFYRKYVGGRSLGLYYLLKFLPPGIDPLSPENLLVLATSPTVGAPFPGNARHSVVAKSPLTLGFGESEAGGFWGPELKKAGYDAVVIHGAAKQPIYVVIDDGDVELLSAQHLWGKGTQETRELLQQHYDKAQVLCIGPAGEHLVRYASISAGPHDMHGRMGLGAVMGSKNLKAIVVRGTKAINLYDPETVKELAKWFAQHFKADPTNRLLNETGTAGAVELYNELGSLPAFNFRYGTIEGAEKLSGYTWRSKGLIIGAHSCFACPVACRKTVRFESPFEKDRWITSHSAEYESLAALGSNCGITEERELLALTALCDDLGLDTISTGDVIAFLMECVERKLLKGKMWEELQKAKLTFGNASAAHWLIKKIAYREGVGRLAAEGVKKLCEMIGSAAKSFAMHVKGEEIALQEPRGQKIGAALGYAVAPHGGDHIQMEHDYTFATESPFLQSMEPFGIIEPIPPMDLGPKKVRLFVMNQILWSLYNVFDICIFVGPPGHTYRPDHLLTIIRAVTGWKTSWVELFDIGRRSLTMARCFNLREGFSAKDDWLPDRFFEPLKGGASAGNSVPRKELKRAVKIYYSLMGWNPINGVPTEATLYYLDLDWLLDDPKIRDLVTRR, encoded by the coding sequence ATGCCGTATGGATACCGAGGGCGAATTTTACATATCAACTTGGCCTCTGGCGAGACATGGGAAGAAAGGCCAACGGAAGTTTTCTACAGAAAATATGTAGGGGGGCGTTCTCTAGGGCTGTATTATTTGTTAAAATTTCTGCCACCCGGAATCGATCCGCTGTCACCTGAAAATCTACTGGTGTTGGCCACAAGCCCCACTGTAGGCGCCCCTTTTCCCGGAAATGCTCGACATTCTGTAGTCGCAAAGTCCCCTTTGACCTTGGGCTTTGGTGAGTCTGAAGCCGGTGGCTTTTGGGGGCCAGAATTAAAGAAAGCAGGATATGATGCTGTAGTGATTCATGGAGCTGCAAAGCAACCAATCTACGTTGTAATTGATGATGGCGACGTTGAACTACTGAGTGCTCAACATTTATGGGGCAAAGGAACGCAAGAAACAAGAGAATTGTTACAACAACACTACGACAAAGCTCAGGTTTTGTGCATTGGTCCAGCAGGAGAGCATTTAGTTCGATACGCTAGCATCTCGGCTGGGCCGCACGACATGCATGGACGTATGGGACTTGGAGCTGTTATGGGATCAAAGAATTTAAAAGCGATTGTTGTTAGAGGCACAAAAGCAATAAATTTATACGATCCTGAAACCGTCAAGGAATTGGCTAAGTGGTTTGCCCAGCATTTTAAAGCCGATCCCACCAATCGTCTTCTTAACGAGACAGGCACCGCAGGCGCGGTGGAGCTTTATAATGAATTAGGATCATTACCAGCTTTTAACTTTAGGTATGGGACCATCGAGGGAGCTGAAAAATTGTCTGGCTACACTTGGAGGAGCAAAGGGCTCATTATTGGCGCGCATTCCTGTTTTGCTTGCCCCGTGGCTTGTAGGAAAACTGTTCGGTTTGAATCTCCGTTCGAAAAAGATCGATGGATTACCTCTCACTCAGCTGAGTACGAAAGTCTAGCCGCACTGGGAAGTAACTGCGGAATAACCGAAGAGAGGGAACTTTTAGCGTTAACTGCTTTGTGTGATGATCTGGGGTTAGATACTATATCAACAGGTGATGTAATTGCTTTTCTAATGGAATGTGTAGAGCGAAAATTGCTGAAAGGAAAAATGTGGGAAGAGTTGCAAAAAGCTAAACTAACTTTTGGAAACGCTTCTGCGGCGCATTGGCTCATCAAAAAGATAGCCTACAGAGAAGGCGTTGGGCGTTTAGCAGCGGAGGGAGTAAAAAAGCTATGCGAGATGATCGGCTCTGCGGCGAAATCTTTTGCTATGCACGTCAAAGGTGAGGAAATTGCGTTGCAGGAGCCCCGCGGACAAAAAATCGGCGCTGCGCTAGGATACGCAGTAGCTCCACACGGTGGAGATCATATACAAATGGAGCATGATTACACTTTCGCTACCGAAAGCCCATTCTTACAAAGCATGGAGCCTTTTGGAATCATTGAACCTATACCACCGATGGACTTGGGGCCTAAGAAAGTTCGGCTATTTGTAATGAACCAAATTCTTTGGTCTTTATATAATGTTTTTGACATATGTATTTTTGTAGGGCCTCCAGGACATACGTATCGCCCAGACCATTTGTTAACCATTATTCGCGCGGTTACCGGATGGAAAACAAGCTGGGTAGAGCTTTTTGATATAGGCCGAAGAAGTCTTACAATGGCACGCTGCTTCAATTTGCGGGAAGGGTTTTCCGCAAAAGACGACTGGCTTCCAGACAGATTTTTTGAGCCGTTAAAAGGTGGCGCTTCTGCTGGAAACAGTGTGCCCAGAAAAGAATTGAAGCGAGCTGTAAAAATATATTATTCATTGATGGGATGGAATCCTATTAACGGAGTCCCTACTGAAGCTACTTTATATTATTTGGATCTAGATTGGCTTTTAGATGATCCCAAAATCCGAGATCTCGTAACCAGGAGGTGA